The genomic window tctgcaaagttacagaattctgagttttctggtatgtgcgcacgcacactctacAAAAATTGtgacctgtgcacacgcacagaccTGCGCGTCCGCACACGCAGAGGCAGGCGCTCTACTTGCAGCGCTGGCACAGCTTGTGCGTGCGAACACTGATAGGAAAATTgcaacctgtgcgtccgcacagacctgtgcgcacgcacacgttgggcaGGCCCgtctgttgggagcgctagcacagGTTATGCGAGTGAACAGATCCTTTTATGTTTTgatacctatgcgtacgcacacttttaaaaatttcttaggtgtgtgcacgcacacccttgtgcggacgcaaacgtcctgtttctcaaattttgctttgttttaaaCTAATTTACCTTCCCGACGAGGTTGTGAGCCTCCATAATACCTTTCTAAGACTCTTGGGCATATTTTTGGGTGTTCAAACATGGGAAATAGTTTAAGGGTTTTAGACACTATTATTTGAAAAAAGTTAGCAAACGGAGAACTAGGGTTTTGCTGTACTGGGGAAGGTTTGATGATGTGTGATAAATGGTTAATGGATTAAATGCGAAACCAAGGAACTGAAATGTGCATGAACAGTGGTTGAAAGgagtcgaggactctgaatgAAGTAATGGATCTATCTTGtgctaaaaatattttgaaaatcactaTACCACTTTTTCATTGAGACTATGAGACGCTTTGCGCCCGGCAGGGGCcgaggttggatcccgcctgtcgaggtagcggcggtagcgtaagggcggtggttcatcccgcttgcacttagatgtgaggtcggaggcaatagatcccgctcgcatcccttcggatcatcaaagcgtgcaggcgcaaaatcctggacagtgatccgagcactatatctcgggggttcccacacCATGAATTcgaagggcaacatctccatggagatgtgtcgggttggcagttgaaccgacaatgtgatatcacagccagtagggcaggcattcatcatatgcattttctacttgtttgtatgctttgccgacttgataTTGGTTTCCTCTACctgtataacatgtctaattgctaATTATATTAATTGCTATCTATgcctctacttgtgttttacttgtattgTATATACCTGTGCTTTTAcggggattgaggaggttcggaaggcggtggcaatGGGGTCACATGGCGGGTCGGTTGGTGacggctgtgggacagcggtgttcgattagagtagaaatcccctaagatataTTATCCTTTTATGGTACTAAGGCTTAAGTTGTATTGAGAAATTAcatattatgcttatttgttttagaataccttaagcttgaatcttgtgatggataaggagtctaggattgcctttggcgtcccggggtcttatatcctacatcactgggaactgttaccatactgagaatcttccggttctcataccatattctgttgtgtttttcagatgcaggtcgcaacccacctcggtgagttgtctggttggtgacagaagcggaggatccggataTCTTTTGAAGTCTTTTGATTTATAGTAGCGGCAGCGGCGTAAGGCCgatggttcgtcccgcttgcgcttagatgtgaggtcggaggcattagatcccgctcgcatcccttcggatcatcagagcgtgcaggcgcaaaatgctggacagtgatccgagcactatatctcggggttcCCACACCATGAATCcgaagggcaacatctccatggagatgtgtcgggttggcagttgaaccgacaatgtgatatcacagccagtagggcaggcattcatcatatgcattttctacctgtttgtatgctttgccgtCTTGATATTGTTTCTCCCTATCTGTTAAACATGTCTAATTGATACTTGTATTAATTGCTGTATATgcctctacttgtgttttacttgtattgTATATACTTGTGCTTTGCTAGAGCTGAGagggttcggaaggcggtggcgatggggtCGCATGGtggatcggttggtgaaggctgtgggacagcagtaTTTGATTAGAGTAGAAATTCCTGAGTTACGGCTTAAGGTGTATTAAGGAAGTAcatattatgcttatttgttttagaatgctttaagcttgaatatTGTGATGGATAaggagtctaggattgcctttggcgtcccggggtcttatatcctacatcactgggaattgttaccatactgagaacctctgattctcataccatattttgttgtgtttttcatatgcaggtcacaacccacctcagtgagttgtcTGATTGGTGACAGGAGCGGAGGATCTGGATATCTTTTGGAGTCcttttgatttattatatatatatatgtctcacttttgtattttgctttgGCCTAGATGCTtgtattgagagaacaaaactcgtataagctgtttttactgtctggtttcaTACATGgtttgtatatggctagccgacttaaactccgcgagtcgtggcTAGAATCTTATGATAATATACTATTATACTATGATGTTTTGTTATTCTATACTTGTTTTCTTATGCTTTAAGtcagtagcttcgttagtacgctTGCGCTTTTGATATCCATATTTCGAGCTACattcttcatcaggcttctagatatTACTAAATTCCTTCTATATAATGCATGTAAAatcttagaactgtcgtaacctttgaataacctttgctttacgacgcgaggtaaggcttgggctaattagggtgttacatttagtggtatcagagaggttcgtcctcgtgagcctgagggatggacggattgtgcttcattgcatactctgtgtcttttctttgatgctattaggttatctgtttgatatatgcatagcatgcttgtttgtgagtgcctgtttgggataaattgaagcactagacttttgatattgagactgatcaccttgatatcgattgtttggtgtagacaggaatcCTACATGGCTACTCGCGGATGAGGTCGAGCACGTTCACGTGAGAATAGGAACGAGCAACCGGCGGACAACCATGCCGAATTCATGGTGGCGATGGCGAATTTGGCCTTGGTCgtttatgcacaagggaagaagatcaaaactttgactactatcgaaggattcgagacttcgaggtaaaagaggctctaaagcagatgaaaaatggcaggacagtaggacctgataatatcccgattgaggtttggaagggtcttggagaaaaaggcatcaactggttaaccatgctttttaatgagattttaaggtctaagaagatgcctgatgagtggagaaagagcaccttggtacctatctacaagaataagggggatatacaaagctgcggaaactatagagggattaagcttatgagtcatactatgaagttgtgggaaagggtgatagaacggaggttgagaaaagagacacaagtaacagagaaccaatttggatttatgccaggcagatataccactgaagcgatatacctattaagaaggatgatggaaaggtatcgtagtaataaaagggatctacacatggtgtttattgatttggaaaaagcNNNNNNNNNNNNNNNNNNNNNNNNNNNNNNNNNNNctatgaaaagttaaaagttttaagtatcttgggtgcatcatacaggacaatggagagattgaacaggatgtaaatcataggatccaagcaggttggtcaaaatggcggagtgcatctggttttatatgcgacaaaaaagtgcctttaaaacttaaaggtaaattctatcgcaccgctataagaccggctatgctgtatggtacggagtgttgggcggctaaaggggagcacgaacataagctgagtgtggcagagatgaaaatgttgagatggatgagtggtcatacgcgattggataaaataaggaatgaagatataagggagaaaGTTGGAGTTGCACcaattgtggaaaagatggttgaatcgcgtctcaggtggtttggacatgggagaagaagaccgatagaacatccagttaggagggtggatgagatagaagatgaacaaagggcgaaaggcagaggaagacctaagaagaccatccatgaggtggtcaaacgagacctacatgtaaacggtctctctgtagacatgatacatgacagagcacaatggcgtcatttgattcatgtagacgaccccacttagtgggacaaggctttgttgttgtttgtttgtttgtttgtttgttataGAGGcgaatgctgctgcgactctgcaaaCTGTGCAGAGGCTAGGTCAACCGACCGGGAACGGCAATGGAAACGGGAACCGCAACGGAAATATGAACGGCGAATAGAATGCCCATGCTAACGCTGAAGGGAACAGAGATAACATGGGAGGCATTCCGATGACTTTGGCAACTTTCCTCAAGGTTCATCTGCCAACATTCTGAGGATCAACTAATCCTATTGAAGCGGACCATTGGTTCCAGGCTATGGAGCGTGCCTTACAGGCACAGCATGTTCCATACAATCAGTATGTGGAGTTTGCCGCTTATCAGCTTGCAGGAGAGGCCCAACCCTGGTGGCAAGCCGAGTGTCGCTTGCTACAGTTGCAGAACGCTGAGGTTCCGTGGGATGTGTTCCGAACGGCCTTttacaagaagtactttcctgagtctgcaagggaagcgaaggagatggagcttatgcagctgaagcaaggttccatgTCTGTGGCTGAGTACATCAACAAGTTCAAAGAGCTTTGTAGGTTTTCTCAGGTGTGTCAGGGTGACCCGGAGACTTTCGAGGGCTAGAGGTGTATTAAGTACCAGAGGGGTTTGAAGGATAGCattatgactgctgtggctcctatggagatcCGTGTCTTCTCTGACTTGGTAAACAAGGCAAGGGTGGTGGAAGAATATGCTAAGATAGTGGCGGGGTCCAAGGACACTCATGGAGGAGGCAGTAGCAAAAGGCGTGGCAAGTATTACCATCCGAGGGGTCAAAGCTTCAAGAGAGGAGGATATGCACATCAAGGTCCAGGAGGCTTCAGAAAAGAATGCTCATGATCAGTTTCAGCGTGGCAAGGGTAGAGGAAGTCAGAGTTGTTGCTTCAATTGTGGCTTGCCTGGTCATTTTGCGAGGGATTGCACTCGTGGGAAGAACCCGAATGCGGGTCAGAGTCAGCACCAGGGGCGAGTCTTTGCTGTGAATGCCAAGGATGCTTCCAAGGCGGATCCATTGATGAGAGGTAATTGTTTATTTGGTGATAAGTCTTTAAttgcattatatgatactggagcATCGCATTCGTGTATCTCGTTTGCTAAAGTTTAAGAATTAGGCTTGAAAGTGTCAGAGTTACCTTTTGATCTGCATGTACATACCCCACATCAGAcagttatgactaggtcaggttgtaAACAAGTAGGCttcaagcttgagggtagagaTTTTGTACATGATTTGATCTGTTTACGTATGGTTgggttggagatgattttggggttCGATTGGCTGTCGAAGAACCgggttttgttggattgctttgaacAGACAATTCGGTGTATGCCGGAAGGAGAGAGTGGGGCAGTTATAACCGTAGGATATTATCTGAACTCGGTAATGGTGCACTGTAATGGGGAAGAGTGTTAGGGTTACATCTTGTTAACTGCTAATGCTTCAGGGGATACCCAAGGCTTATATCAGGTCCCGGTAGTTAGGGATTTTCCGGAGGTATTTCCGGAAGATATTCCTGAGTTCCCTCCTCAAAGAGAGATCGAGTTTGCGATTGAATTGGTGCCGGGAGTCAGACCAGTGTCGATTGCATAGGATGGCTCCGAAAGAGCTGGTCGAGTTAAAGGTTCAGTTGGAAGAACTTCTGaataagaggttcattcgaccgagtgtgTCACCGTGGGGAGCACCAGTTTTATTagtgaagaagaaggatggaggaatgcG from Arachis ipaensis cultivar K30076 chromosome B09, Araip1.1, whole genome shotgun sequence includes these protein-coding regions:
- the LOC107616378 gene encoding uncharacterized protein LOC107616378, with protein sequence MEEAVAKGVASITIRGVKASREEDMHIKVQEASEKNAHDQFQRGKGRGSQSCCFNCGLPGHFARDCTRGKNPNAGQSQHQGRVFAVNAKDASKADPLMRGLKVSELPFDLHVHTPHQTVMTRSGCKQVGFKLEGRDFVHDLICLRMVGLEMILGFDWLSKNRVLLDCFEQTIRCMPEGESGAVITVGYYLNSVPVVRDFPEVFPEDIPEFPPQREIEFAIELVPGVRPVSIA